One region of Amphiprion ocellaris isolate individual 3 ecotype Okinawa chromosome 9, ASM2253959v1, whole genome shotgun sequence genomic DNA includes:
- the rab25b gene encoding ras-related protein Rab-25b isoform X1: MGSDEAYNFVFKVVLIGESGVGKSNLLSRFTKNEFNHDSRTTIGVEFSTRTVQLSGFTIKAQIWDTAGLERYRAITSAYYRGAVGALLVYDITKHLTYESVERWLKELYDHADPHIVVMLVGNKTDLESERSVPTEEAKDFAEKKDILFLETSALESTNVEAAFTNVLAEIHKKVSSKEVVRGSISAVSLKSHGAENAEEKKPCCRNI, encoded by the exons ATGGGGTCAGATGAAGCCTACAACTTTGTCTTTAAGG TGGTTCTAATAGGGGAATCTGGTGTAGGAAAGAGCAATCTGTTGTCCCGCTTCACCAAAAACGAGTTCAACCACGACAGCCGTACAACCATTGGAGTGGAGTTCAGCACACGCACAGTGCAGCTCAGTGGCTTCACCATCAAGGCCCAGATCTGGGACACGGCTGGGCTGGAGCGATACCGGGCCATAACTTCTGC GTACTACAGAGGTGCTGTTGGAGCCCTGCTGGTGTACGACATCACCAAACACCTCACCTATGAGAGTGTGGAGCGCTGGCTGAAGGAGCTGTACGACCATGCTGACCCTCACATCGTGGTAATGCTGGTGGGCAATAAGACTGACCTGGAGTCAGAGAGATCCGTGCCCACCGAGGAGGCCAAAGACTTTGCAG aaaagaaagacattttgtttctggAGACCTCAGCCTTGGAGTCGACTAATGTGGAAGCAGCATTCACTAATGTCTTAGCag AGATTCACAAGAAGGTGAGCAGTAAGGAGGTAGTTCGAGGCTCCATCAGCGCAGTGTCCCTAAAGAGCCATGGAGCAGAAAATGCAGAGGAGAAGAAACCCTGCTGCAGGAACATCTGA
- the rab25b gene encoding ras-related protein Rab-25b isoform X3: MGSDEAYNFVFKVVLIGESGVGKSNLLSRFTKNEFNHDSRTTIGVEFSTRTVQLSGFTIKAQIWDTAGLERYRAITSAYYRGAVGALLVYDITKHLTYESVERWLKELYDHADPHIVVMLVGNKTDLESERSVPTEEAKDFAEKKDILFLETSALESTNVEAAFTNVLAENFSAPQKWHMCFVLVPKLEHCSV; encoded by the exons ATGGGGTCAGATGAAGCCTACAACTTTGTCTTTAAGG TGGTTCTAATAGGGGAATCTGGTGTAGGAAAGAGCAATCTGTTGTCCCGCTTCACCAAAAACGAGTTCAACCACGACAGCCGTACAACCATTGGAGTGGAGTTCAGCACACGCACAGTGCAGCTCAGTGGCTTCACCATCAAGGCCCAGATCTGGGACACGGCTGGGCTGGAGCGATACCGGGCCATAACTTCTGC GTACTACAGAGGTGCTGTTGGAGCCCTGCTGGTGTACGACATCACCAAACACCTCACCTATGAGAGTGTGGAGCGCTGGCTGAAGGAGCTGTACGACCATGCTGACCCTCACATCGTGGTAATGCTGGTGGGCAATAAGACTGACCTGGAGTCAGAGAGATCCGTGCCCACCGAGGAGGCCAAAGACTTTGCAG aaaagaaagacattttgtttctggAGACCTCAGCCTTGGAGTCGACTAATGTGGAAGCAGCATTCACTAATGTCTTAGCag AGAACTTTTCAGCACCCCAGAAGTGGCATATGTGCTTTGTTTTGGTACCAAAGTTGGAGCACTGCAGCGTCTAA
- the rab25b gene encoding ras-related protein Rab-25b isoform X2, whose protein sequence is MFAVVLIGESGVGKSNLLSRFTKNEFNHDSRTTIGVEFSTRTVQLSGFTIKAQIWDTAGLERYRAITSAYYRGAVGALLVYDITKHLTYESVERWLKELYDHADPHIVVMLVGNKTDLESERSVPTEEAKDFAEKKDILFLETSALESTNVEAAFTNVLAEIHKKVSSKEVVRGSISAVSLKSHGAENAEEKKPCCRNI, encoded by the exons ATGTTTGCAG TGGTTCTAATAGGGGAATCTGGTGTAGGAAAGAGCAATCTGTTGTCCCGCTTCACCAAAAACGAGTTCAACCACGACAGCCGTACAACCATTGGAGTGGAGTTCAGCACACGCACAGTGCAGCTCAGTGGCTTCACCATCAAGGCCCAGATCTGGGACACGGCTGGGCTGGAGCGATACCGGGCCATAACTTCTGC GTACTACAGAGGTGCTGTTGGAGCCCTGCTGGTGTACGACATCACCAAACACCTCACCTATGAGAGTGTGGAGCGCTGGCTGAAGGAGCTGTACGACCATGCTGACCCTCACATCGTGGTAATGCTGGTGGGCAATAAGACTGACCTGGAGTCAGAGAGATCCGTGCCCACCGAGGAGGCCAAAGACTTTGCAG aaaagaaagacattttgtttctggAGACCTCAGCCTTGGAGTCGACTAATGTGGAAGCAGCATTCACTAATGTCTTAGCag AGATTCACAAGAAGGTGAGCAGTAAGGAGGTAGTTCGAGGCTCCATCAGCGCAGTGTCCCTAAAGAGCCATGGAGCAGAAAATGCAGAGGAGAAGAAACCCTGCTGCAGGAACATCTGA
- the rab11al gene encoding RAB11a, member RAS oncogene family, like, whose translation MTNREDEYDYLFKVVLIGDSGVGKSNLLSRFTRNEFNLESKSTIGVEFATRSIQVEGKTVKAQIWDTAGQERYRAITSAYYRGAVGALLVYDIAKHLTYENAERWLKELQDHADSNIVIMLVGNKSDLRHLRAVPTDEAKAFAEKHGLSFLETSALDSSNVELAFQTILTAIYNIVSQRQMSGRSDSDFSPASNVVPITVEPTQNSSNKGVCCQTN comes from the exons ATGACCAACAGAGAAGACGAGTATGACTACCTCTTCAAAG TGGTGCTGATCGGAGATTCAGGTGTAGGGAAGAGTAATCTGCTGTCCCGATTCACCCGCAATGAGTTCAACTTGGAGAGCAAGAGCACCATCGGGGTGGAGTTCGCCACACGCAGCATCCAGGTAGAGGGCAAGACCGTGAAGGCTCAGATCTGGGACACAGCCGGACAGGAGCGATACCGAGCCATCACTTCCGC GTACTACCGCGGAGCAGTTGGGGCTCTGTTGGTTTACGACATAGCCAAGCACCTGACGTACGAAAATGCCGAGCGCTggctgaaggagctgcaggacCACGCAGACAGCAATATAGTCATCATGCTCGTAGGAAACAAAAGCGATCTACGCCACCTAAGGGCAGTGCCCACAGACGAGGCCAAGGCCTTTGCAG agAAGCATGGCTTGTCCTTCCTGGAAACGTCAGCATTAGACTCATCCAATGTGGAGCTGGCTTTCCAGACCATCCTCACAG CCATCTACAACATCGTGTCACAGAGGCAGATGTCAGGACGGAGCGACTCTGACTTTTCCCCGGCATCTAACGTTGTGCCCATCACAGTTGAACCCACCCAAAACTCCTCCAACAAGGGTGTCTGCTGCCAGACCAACTGA
- the mex3a gene encoding RNA-binding protein MEX3A: MVQREGGSFCLGEEGSCVNQTGWSNASPSPIYRADGLVSRPPGARRETTALRVWRLEREGAGLWEGLAQRGELEEGGGEEEAARVLFLQSLSPVFVSHTLLLAMPSLLVLAGIMEKNGGYGGDLAGSGFGSEGLLVPPDEEEDDSRALRVALGQLSLLGLGEGEDGGGAPTTGVQDRSNNNNNHHNHTNSVGGGGDTAILQGKSKFCALYESSSSETKGRGCNITECVPVPSSEHVAEIVGRQGCKIKALRAKTNTYIKTPVRGEEPVFLITGRKEDVALARREIISAAEHFSMLRASRNKLGVSFSGSPPTPLPGQTTIQVRVPYRVVGLVVGPKGSTIKRIQQQTCTYIVTPSRDRDPVFEITGSPSNAERAREEIEAHIAFRTGGLHDHNNENDCLGPNGGSSPAGSSGGLESRLQQVWGLQGGQRKPLTSSYRQNFSDAMVGGGGGGGGGGSEGGGIYNKGNFSSSGEKPCSYFGSEGTQSWGDPDYPKQVAFYAQQRSKSFGGLPLPLTRLSPGLPEPCGGGSTNNSSVTSIVPVAGSPHAQARRAHSEPTSAGEGFPGRLPVPDSPPATVRDCMTCFESKVTAALVPCGHNLFCMECAIRICELNHPECPVCHTQVTQAIRIFS, translated from the exons ATGGTACAACGGGAGGGCGGCTCGTTTTGTCTCGGCGAGGAGGGGAGCTGTGTAAACCAGACTGGGTGGAGCAACGCATCGCCCAGCCCCATCTATCGTGCAGACGGCCTTGTGTCCCGTCCGCCCGGAGCTCGGAGAGAGACTACAGCACTGAGAGTGTGGcggctggagagagagggggccGGTCTATGGGAGGGACTAGCGCAAAGGGGGGAATTGGAAGAAGGAGGGGGCGAGGAGGAGGCGGCACGGGTGCTGTTTCTCCAGTCTCTTTCCCCTGTCTTTGTCTCACACACTCTTTTGTTAGCCATGCCTAGCCTGCTGGTTCTAGCAGGGATCATGGAGAAAAATGGGGGCTACGGCGGGGATCTGGCCGGCTCCGGCTTCGGCAGCGAGGGTCTCCTTGTGCCGCCCGACGAGGAGGAAGACGACTCCCGTGCCCTCAGGGTCGCGCTGGGCCAGTTGTCTCTGCTGGGGCTCGGGGAAGGCGAGGACGGCGGCGGAGCCCCAACAACAGGAGTACAGGACcggagcaacaacaacaacaaccaccacaaccacaCGAACAGCGTCGGAGGCGGCGGGGACACGGCGATTTTGCAAGGGAAGAGCAAGTTTTGCGCCCTGTACGAGAGCTCCTCAAGTGAGACGAAAGGACGAGGCTGCAACATAACAGAATGCGTCCCGGTGCCCAGCTCTGAACATGTGGCCGAGATAGTGGGGAGACAAG GTTGCAAGATCAAAGCACTGCGGGCCAAGACCAACACCTACATCAAAACCCCCGTCAGAGGAGAGGAACCCGTGTTCTTAATCACTGGCCGGAAGGAGGATGTGGCCCTGGCCCGCCGTGAAATCATCTCCGCTGCAGAGCACTTCTCCATGCTCCGGGCATCCCGCAACAAGCTGGGAGTGTCCTTTAGCGGCTCCCCGCCCACACCTCTGCCGGGTCAGACCACCATTCAGGTGAGAGTGCCATACCGTGTGGTGGGGCTGGTGGTGGGGCCAAAAGGCTCCACCATCAAACGCATCCAGCAGCAGACCTGCACCTACATTGTCACTCCCAGTCGAGACCGCGACCCCGTCTTTGAAATCACCGGATCCCCCAGCAATGCCGAGCGGGCCCGCGAGGAGATCGAAGCGCACATCGCCTTTCGGACAGGCGGCCTGCACGACCACAACAACGAGAATGACTGTTTGGGGCCGAACGGTGGAAGCAGCCCGGCGGGCAGCAGCGGTGGTCTGGAGAGCCGGCTACAGCAGGTGTGGGGGCTGCAGGGGGGCCAGCGCAAGCCTCTCACCAGCAGCTACCGCCAGAACTTCTCAGATGCCATGGttggagggggagggggaggaggcggcggcggcagcgAGGGAGGGGGAATCTACAACAAGGGCAACTTCTCCAGCTCCGGAGAGAAGCCCTGCTCTTATTTTGGATCCGAGGGCACCCAGAGCTGGGGTGACCCCGACTACCCCAAACAGGTGGCCTTTTACGCCCAGCAGCGCTCCAAAAGCTTCGGAGGCCTCCCGCTCCCTCTGACCAGACTCTCCCCCGGCTTGCCCGAGCCCTGTGGAGGCGGAAGCACCAACAACTCTTCAGTCACCAGCATTGTGCCCGTAGCCGGCTCACCTCACGCCCAGGCCCGCCGCGCCCACAGCGAGCCCACTTCAGCCGGCGAGGGCTTCCCAGGCCGTCTGCCGGTGCCGGACTCGCCACCGGCCACCGTGCGGGACTGCATGACCTGCTTTGAGAGCAAAGTGACGGCTGCCTTGGTGCCCTGTGGCCATAACCTCTTCTGCATGGAGTGTGCCATCCGGATCTGTGAGCTCAACCACCCGGAGTGCCCAGTGTGCCACACCCAAGTCACACAGGCCATCCGAATATTCTCTTAA